AAGTATATATTTTACAAATTCTACGGATGCAGTATCATTGTAATCTTTTATAGGCAAAACAGCATTAAAAGCAGCCTGCAGCCCTATATTTTTCCGCTCCTCCGGTTTTACATCAGCCTGAAGGAATTGATTAAAGGAATCTACCTGAACCTCAATCAAATTGGGAATATCCATGATTGTTCTGAATTTCCTAAAATCCTTCCTTGATACTGAAAGCTCGTCATAAACATTGGTGGTCATAATTTTTTACCTCCAAAACATAAAATAAAAAAACAGCTTATGCTTTGAGATAGCACTCCCAAAGCATCTGCATATATCAGAAATATACTTTTAATTTTTGACTGATTGATATGGATTACTATTTAACTTCTACTTTTGCACCTGCTGACTCTAATTGTTGCTTGATTTTTGCAGCATCCTCTTTTGATACACCCTCTTTTACAACCTTGGGAGCTCCTTCTACGAGTTCTTTAGCTTCTTTTATACCAAGACTGGTTACAACCCTTACCTCTTTGATAACCTTTATCTTCTCAGCACCTGCTTCTAACAGTGTAACTGTAAACTCCGTTTTTTCTTCAGCCACGGGTTGTTGTGATGCTGCAGCACCAGCAGCTTGTGGAGATGCCATAACAGACATTTGAGATGCCTTAATCCCAAACTTATCCTCCAACAATTTTACCAGTTCTGAAACTTCAATTACGCTCATATTAGCTATAGCATGGACAATGTCTTCCTTGCTTACAGCCATACTCTTTTCTGCATGTTCTTCTTTTGTAGCCATTTCTTCCTCCTATTTATTCATTTGTTTATTTTGTATTATGCCATTCAATGCAGCCAATAATGTTGTTACCGGTGAGGAAACTGTATTCACAAACCGCGCAATCGGCGCATTTAACATACTTATTAGCATCATTATAAGCATACTTTTGTCTGGTAATGTGGAAAGCAACTCTACTTTATCCGGAAGTATAAATCCATTATCGAAAAAACCACCTTTAATAACAAGATAAGGGTTACTCTTATTAAAAGATATTATCTGCTTTGCAATATTTACAGGGTCTCCATAAGAAAATATTATAGCTGTAGGCCCTGTAAAAATATTTTCCTCTACATTGGGCATCAAACCCCGCGATGCCATAAGAAATAAAGTATTTTTAACGATTTTAAGATCTCCATTTTTAGATCTTAAGTCTCTTCTCAGATTTGTTAAATTCCCGACCGTTAAGCCTTTGTATTCGGTAATAAATACCGCCTTAGACCGTTGTAATTTGTCTTT
This region of Deltaproteobacteria bacterium genomic DNA includes:
- the rplL gene encoding 50S ribosomal protein L7/L12 translates to MAVSKEDIVHAIANMSVIEVSELVKLLEDKFGIKASQMSVMASPQAAGAAASQQPVAEEKTEFTVTLLEAGAEKIKVIKEVRVVTSLGIKEAKELVEGAPKVVKEGVSKEDAAKIKQQLESAGAKVEVK
- the rplJ gene encoding 50S ribosomal protein L10, which encodes MKKQYKENIINDVKDKLQRSKAVFITEYKGLTVGNLTNLRRDLRSKNGDLKIVKNTLFLMASRGLMPNVEENIFTGPTAIIFSYGDPVNIAKQIISFNKSNPYLVIKGGFFDNGFILPDKVELLSTLPDKSMLIMMLISMLNAPIARFVNTVSSPVTTLLAALNGIIQNKQMNK